The following DNA comes from Calonectris borealis chromosome 37, bCalBor7.hap1.2, whole genome shotgun sequence.
GCGCCCCCCCTCAGTCCTCTCCGCGCCCCCGCGCCGTGAGGAGCCGCCGCggccgcgctcgccgccgccaTGGGGGTGAGTGGGgcctggccggggcgggggagcttgtcctgaggagaaggggagaggggcGGGGCCTTTGAGGCTCCTCTGAAGCGATTTGGGGCCGTCTGAGAGGATGGGGGGGCTCCTATGTAGAGATATGGGGCTTCTATGAGGCGATTTGGGGCCATCTGAGAGGGTGGGGGGCTCCTGTGAGGAGATACGGGCCTTGTATGAGGCGATTTGGGACCCTCTGAGGGGACTGGGAGCTCCTATGTGGAGATTTGGGACCTTTCGTGGGGATTTGGGCCCGTCTAAGGGCGTTTGGGGCTCTTATGAGGATACTTGGGGCTCTATGCGGGGACTGGGGGCTCCTGTGAGGGGAATTGGGGTCTTACAAAGAAATGTGGGACTCTCTGTGGCGATTTAGGGCTCCTGTGAGGATACTTGGGGCCCTCTGAGGCCGTTGGGGGCTCCTGTGAGGAGATTTGGGACTCTCTGAGGGGCTTTGGGGCTCTTACGAGGAGAGTTGGGGCTCCTGTGAGAGGCTTTAGGACTTTTCATGGGGACTTGAGGTTCCTCCGAGGGGACTTGGGGCTTCCATGAGAAAATGTGGGACCCTCTGAGGGGGTTTGAGGCTCCCTGAAGAGACTTGGGGCCCTTCTAGGGGATTTGGGCCTCTGTGGAGGGGGGGTTAAGGAGGGCCGGAGGGAGGTGAGGGGATCGCTGAGGGAAtttgaggggggatttggggctgtTTAGGGGGATGGAGGGGTCTCTGAGGTGGGTgtgtgtttttttggggggagagcaggtgtttggggtgcagcagggtgCATTCAGAGGCCCcaagggttttgggggtccctatggggggGTTGCAGGGACACTGGGAGACCCCAGAGTCCTCACCTCCCCTCTAACCATGGACCCCAACTGCCGGAAAACCTGCAGGTTTTCTCCCCAAAACGAGCCAAAACCGGAGCTTTTAGGGTCCAGCCAGCAGCAGGTGGTAGGGAAAAAACCCCGCTCCAACCCTCAAAAAACCCTTAATTTCCCCCAAAACTGCCAACAGGTGTATTTTGGGGGGAGGCTTGCCCTGTACTCCTCCCCAAACCAcgtgcatcagtgtttttcctgtaAAGTACTGATTTTGGGATGTTTTGAACTTAGTTTTGGTGGAGGCGAAGCTCAGGAATCCCCAGATCCGCTTCGATACCTTGCGGGTCTTCGGGATTCGTTGGGGATTTGAAGGGATCCCAGCAGGATTGTGGGGCTCCCCTCCCTCATTTTGGGGTAAAATTGCCCACATTTTGGGTTAATTCTGGCGGCGGACTCCTAAAATTCAAGAGAAAGAAGCACTTAAAAGCGATAACTTCACGCCGATGCTGCTCGGTGCCATCTCCCTGTCCTGGCCTATCTAACGAGCACCAGCTTCGTTAAAACACCAAAGATTTAAGGGCAAACCCGCACTAATTTAATTACCCCAGTGGTAACGACCCCAGGGACTAGGCCACGACAAAGCTTTCCCACTCCCACGGGGACCGGGAGGGTTCAGCGCGCCCCCATGTGCTcctcaaaacacttttttacccAAAAACTGCTTTTTTGCAAGGATTTTGTGGCAAACCCCGCTTGTCACCTGtaacttgcttatttttttaatccgtgggctttaattattatttatttctaggCAAACTTTCCCGCTGTTGATGGGCGGAGCTTCGGTATTTGTTAAAATAACGCAGATTTAGTGAAAATTAGCTTTTTTGACGTTTCTCGCCGCAGAGAAAGTCAAGCAAAGCCAAGGAGAAGAAGCAAAAGCGCCTGGAGGAGCGAGCGGCCATGGACGCCGTCTGCGCCAAGGTGGAAGCCGCCAACAAAGTGAGTGTTCCCCTCGCCGGTGGGGTTCAAAAAACGGGGTAAAACCCCACAGAATTGGTGAAATACCACAGAGCAGGGCCTGGCGGGTGGGAGCAAACCTTCCCCGTTTGTTTTTTGGGGTGCTGTTTGGTTTCTTCCAGCTCGAAGATCCCCTCGAAGCTTTCCCGGTTTTCAAGAAATACGACCGGAACGGGTGAGTGTTGCCCGTCGCGGTGTCACCGAGGTCGTTCCCGGCGCCGCCGGCGTTATCCCCGGTGCCGACGCCGTTTCCCTCCCGGCATCTCCCGTAGTTTGAACGTCGCCATCGAGTGCAAACGCGTCTCCGGGCTGGAGCCCGCCACCCTCGAGTGGGCCTTCGAGCTGACCAAGGCCAACATGCAGACGCTGTGAGTCGCGCTCCGCCGCCGGTGCGGCCGCCCGTCGGCGCGGCACAACCGTAGCGCCGAGATCCCGGCGCCGCGCGGGGGAGGGCTCACGAGGGCTCCAGCTCCTTGCCGGGAGCCATGGGGAACCCTCGCCTGCCGTGACCCGAAATcgtggggttttttctcccccagatcgtggggggggttgggttttgcaccccccccaaaatggtgGGGGGTTTCGGTtttgcccccccgccccaaaattgtggggtttttgatTCTGTGCCCCCCAAATCATGGGGGATTTTGCTCCCAAAATCATTGAGGTTGGTTTTGCTCCCCCAAATCGTATTTTTTACTCTGAAATCATTGAGGTTGGTTTTGCTCCCCAAAATCCTTGTGGTTTTTGTCCcaaagttgttggggtttttgctCCCCAAAGTTgttgggggggtgttttttggggTCCCAAAATCGTTGGGGTGGGGTTTTGTGCCCCAAAAttatggagcttttttttttttgccccccaaaTTGTGGAGCTGAGGAGGTTTTTTGCCCCAAAATTGTgaagctggtgggtttttttgcccccCTCGCAAattgttggggtttgggtttttgccCCCAAAATAGTTGGGGGGATTCTCAGGCTCCAAAGCTGTtcggtgttgtttttttttattttgccccCCAAAACGgttggggggttgttttgctgCCCCCAAATTCTTGGGTTTTTGGTCCCCAAATTGTTGAGGTTTGGGTTTTGCCCCCCAAAATGGTTGGGATTAGGTTTGCTCCCAAAATTTTTGGGGGTTTTGCAGCCCcaaaatcggggggggggggagggggggctgtgggaATGTCTGCCtaaaattgttggggttttttttgacccAAAATTGTTGGGGGGGTTCCCCCAAAATcattgctttgggtttttttccccaaaaattgttgaatatttttttttgtgtccaAAATGGTTGGCGGGGGGGTTGCCCCCAAATTGTTGGGGGTGTTGCCCCCCAAAATCATGGGGGGGGTTGCCCCCAAAattgttggggtttggggttttttgccccCCAAattgttggggtttggggttgttGCCCCCCAAAATCGTTGGGCATTTGGCTTTTTTGCCCCCAAAATGGTTGGCGGGGGGTTgttgccccccccccaaattgttgggggtttggtttttttacccccCAAATTGTTGGGCTTTGGTGTTTTTTGCCTCCCAAATTGTTGGGGTTGGTTGTTGCGCCCCAAAATCATTGGGGGTTTGGCTTTTTTACCCCTAAAGTGGTTGGCGGGGGGGGGTTTACCCCCAAAATCgctgggatttgggggtttttttgcccgcCAAATCGCTCTGGTGATTTTTCCCTCCAATCATTGGTGTGCTTTGCCCCAAAATCCTTGTTTTTCACCCCAAACGGGCAGGTACGAACAGAGCGAGTGGGGCTGGAAGGAGCGGGAGAAGCGGGAGGAGCTGCGGGACGACCGAGCCTGGTACCTCATCGCCCGCGAGCCCGGCGCCGGCCCCGTCGCCTTTTCCCACTTCCGCTTCGACGTCGAGTGCGGCGACGAGGTTCTCTACTGGTGAGTAGCCCCGAAAATGGggtaaaaaacctcaaaaaaaggGTCTTTTCCACTTTATAACACCCCTGCGGTTTATCCTACAGCTACGAGGTGCAGCTGGAGAGCAGGGTCCGGCGGCGAGGGCTGGGCAAGTTCCTCCTCCAAATTCTCCAGCTGGTGGCCAACAGGTGACAACCgatagctttttttttgggggaaaaccaGGCGGTTTTGGGGTTGCCCACCCCTGGCtgagctccccccgcctccctcctcgTGTCTCCCCCAGCACGCAGATGAAGAAGGTGATGCTGACGGTGTTTAAACACAACCACGGCGCTTACCAGTTCTTCCGAGAAGCGCTCCAGTAAGCGTAAAAAACACCCAAATTTGCTTCGTTTTACCCCGTTTTccagccctggggggggaggaggaggaggaggaggaagggggggggggtttgtCCGTCCGTCTGTAACACGTTGTTCGCACGACTGTCTTTTCAGTGCGCTGGCAACGTGCCGGGGCCGGGCGACGCGGGcaggcggggcaggggcagccgaGAGAGGTGGGTGCtcgggtcccccccccccctcggcgCCAGGGCCCAGGGGAGAGCCCCTTTTCTGGGGGTTTTTAACCCATTTTCCAGGGATTTTTAACCCATTTTCCGAGGGTTTTTAGGCCTTTTACCAGGGAGGTTTGAATCTGTTTTCTGAGGGGAGTTTTAGACCCTTTTCCCCAGGGATTTTTAGCCCCTTTTTCTGGGggctttttgctccttttctgggAGGTTTGAACCTATGTTTTGACGGGGAgtttttttaaggcattttctggcttttttaaGCCATTTTTCTGAGGGATTTGAACCCTTTTCCGGGGGGGGAGGTTTAAGCCCCTTTTCCGGGGGGGTTTAAGCCCCTTTTCTGAGTCTTTTTAGTCCCATTTGGTTTTTAGTCCATTTTCTGGGGGTTTTGCCCCTTTTCCGGGGGTTTTTAACCTATTTTCTGGGGGGTTTATCCCTTTTCTGAGGACTTTTTAGCCTGTTTTTCAGGGCTTTTTGCGCCTTTTCTGGGGGATGTGAACCTATTTTCTGAGGGGGAGTTTTTTAacccattttctgttttttttttctcattttcagaggaGTTTGAAGCATTTTCTGAGGGGGGGGATTTTAACCTATTTTCCGGGGCTTTTTAACCTATTTTCTGGGGGTTTTTAGCCTCTTTTCCAGGGAGGTTTGAACCTGTTTTCTGAGGGGGTTTGCCCCTTTTCTGAGggtttttaatccattttctgGGGGTTTTGCCCCTTTTCTGAGGGTTTTTAGTCCATTTTCTGGGGGTTTTGCCCCTTTTNNNNNNNNNNNNNNNNNNNNNNNNNNNNNNNNNNNNNNNNNNNNNNNNNNNNNNNNNNNNNNNNNNNNNNNNNNNNNNNNNNNNNNNNNNNNNNNNNNNNNNNNNNNNNNNNNNNNNNNNNNNNNNNNNNNNNNNNNNNNNNNNNNNNNNNNNNNNNNNNNNNNNNNNNNNNNNNNNNNNNNNNNNNNNNNNNNNNNNNNTGGACAATGCCCTGCACCGGGCTTTAGCTTTTGGGCAGCCCCGAAGGGGTCGGGGCAGGTGAACGAGGTTGTTGTAGGTGCCTTCCAGCTGAAATAGGctgttctttcttcccctttccgttttccccttttccttttcccctttcccttttcccctttttccccttttccccctttcccttttcccctttttccccctttcccctttcccctttttccccctttcccctttttccccctttcccctttttccccctttcccctttttccccctttcccctttttccccctttcccctttttccccctttcccctttttccccctttcccctttttccccctttcccctttttcccctttccctttttccccctttcccctttttccccctttcccctttttccccctttcccctttttccccctctcccctttttccccctctcccctttttccccctctcccctttttccccctctcccctttttccccctctcccctttttccccctctcccctttttccccctctcccctttttccccctctcccctttttccccctctcccctttttccccctctcccctttttccccctctcccctttttccccctctcccctttttccccctctcccctttttccccctctcccctttttccccctctcccctttttccccctctcccctttttccccctctccccctttccccttttctccccctttccccctctccccctttcccccccttttctccccctttcccttttccccccctttccccttctctttctcttttgttttccttttttctgtttctctctcctctctttcttcccttggCGTTCGCAGAACGCAGCTGCATCCTGCCCAGCTGCGGCACACGcggcctgggcagggctgtggccgTTCCTCCCCGAGCGGTCAGGCAGCGTGCGCTGTTTcagccctgcccgcgccctgcccgcgccctgcccgcaccctgaCGCCGCGAAAATTGTCTTTTAGATCCCATACGGGAAGAAATACGACAAATCGTGGCTGCTGAGCTCCATCCAGAACCTTTGCAGCGTCCCCTTCACTCCCGTTGAGGTGAGCGGGGCCCAGGCACCCGGGTTTTGTTTCGCTTCCCGTTTTGGGGAGGTCGGGGTGGTCtgggaggccggggcggggggcacgcaCCCCCCCCCAAGGAGCTCGGCCGTGCTCCAGCTCTGCGGGAGCTGCCGCCCGGACCCCAACCCCGTCCTCTTTTCCAGTTCCACTACGACCACAACCGGGCCCAGTTCTACGTGGAAGACGCCACCACCGCCAGCGCCCTCAAACAGGTTTCCCGTAAAATCAAATCACCGACCGGGATAACTACAAGGTTTGCGACCGCCGCCGGGGCCAACGGCCGCTTCCCGTGGGAGCGATCTCACGGCACGGTCGTTCCTCCCTGCTCCGCGTGGGCGCGTTTGCTACCGGCGTGCGCTGGCTGACGGTTTAGCTccgctcttttatttttctttggaggTGGTGATAATTATCAATTCGTCGGCTCCGCCTCAATCCCTGCAAAACGAGCTGAAACCGGAGGAGATTGAGCAACTGAAggtgagcggggcgggcggctgcgggttccgggaagaggggaggaagcaGAGCCCGCTCTCATCCTCGTTGCGTTGTTCCAGCTCTGCATGAGCAAGAGATACGACGGTTCGCAACGGGCGTTGGACCTCAAGAGCCTCCGCGTCGACCCGGGTAAGCGCCGCTGGCCTTcccaggggtgggagggggccggcggtgggcagcgcctcacccccaccccccatttcCATCCCCGCCCCCCCAGATTTAGTGTCGCAGAGCATCGACGTGTGCTGAACCAGCGGAGCTGCATGCTGGTCGTGCTGCGCATCATTGAGGACAACATCCCCGAGGTGAGGACGGGACGCTTCTCCCTGCTCCGGCGGTACCAGCtggacccccccaaatccttgtggtcccccccaaatacccctggcctcccccaaaccctcctcttTATCCCTCCAAACCCTCGCTCTTTGTCCCCGCAGCTGCAGTCCCTCAACCTGAGCAGCAACAAGCTCTACCGCCTGGACGACCTGTCCGAGCTGGCACAGAAAGCCGCCGGCCTCAAAATCCTCGATCTCTCTCGTAACgaggtgggtgcccccccccacccacccccccccacccttcCACGTGTCACCCTGGCCCCtcacccttctcctcctctttctcccctgcAGCTGAAATCGGATCGGGAGCTGGATAAGGTGAAAGGGCTCAAACTAGAGGAGCTTTGGCTCGATGGAAACCCGCTTTGCAACGCTTTTCGGGACCAGTCTACCTACATCAGGTCAGTGTTAGCCTTGGGGCGGCCCTAGGGGCCCGTGGGCCGCCCCTGCTCCGCGGGGGGCAGCACGGCAGGACGAAGAGAagccgcttccccccccccccaccaccccctccacacacacatacGCCCCGTTGCCTTCGGCTCGTCGGTGCCCGGAtacccccccccgcctccccccctcAGGCTCCCACCCACCCCTGGTCGTGGCGCGAGGCCGGGTCGGACCATCGCCCGTCCGCCGGAGGACGGCGGATTTGTTTCAGCTGCTCGGAGCCCTGCTTTTCacccctttttcttcctccccgtCTTCGCCtttccttcctcatcctcctccctcGGGGTACGCAGCCTCTTCTCCCGAGCATCCCTTTTCCGCGTGCCGCTCCCACCCCTCTGCCGCGCAGACGGGGTTTCCGACACCGCTccgttatttttttttttttttttttttccacgggctttCGGAGGT
Coding sequences within:
- the NAA40 gene encoding N-alpha-acetyltransferase 40, whose protein sequence is MGRKSSKAKEKKQKRLEERAAMDAVCAKVEAANKLEDPLEAFPVFKKYDRNGLNVAIECKRVSGLEPATLEWAFELTKANMQTLYEQSEWGWKEREKREELRDDRAWYLIAREPGAGPVAFSHFRFDVECGDEVLYCYEVQLESRVRRRGLGKFLLQILQLVANSTQMKKVMLTVFKHNHGAYQFFREALHALATCRGRATRAGGAGAAERGGCSGPPPPSAPGPRGEPLFWGFLTHFPGIFNPFSEGF